One region of Quercus lobata isolate SW786 chromosome 2, ValleyOak3.0 Primary Assembly, whole genome shotgun sequence genomic DNA includes:
- the LOC115977341 gene encoding cytochrome c oxidase subunit 6b-2, translating to MAEIEVELKTAPADFRFPTTNQTRHCFTRYVEFHKCLAAKGEESGACEKFAKYYRSLCPGDWVERWNEQRETGTFPGPL from the exons ATGGCGgag ATTGAAGTTGAACTGAAAACAGCCCCTGCTGATTTTCGATTCCCTACAACAAATCAAACCAGACATTGTTTCACACGCTACGTTGAGTTTCACAA GTGCTTGGCAGCAAAAGGTGAAGAGTCTGGTGCATGTGAGAAATTTGCCAAGTATTATCGTTCTCTTTGCCCAGGTGATTGG GTTGAGAGGTGGAATGAACAGAGGGAGACCGGGACTTTCCCTGGGCCTCTTTGA